One Rhizoctonia solani chromosome 3, complete sequence genomic region harbors:
- a CDS encoding methyltransferase domain protein has product MENPSNGLGELRGVHGRRLNSLNKDYMLPADSVEMKRLNTQHRTLRTGLGGLYPENYAESITRRLAPQQGETVRICDLGSGSGDWAAEMATAFPHSEVLAIDLAPGVPVFKVADVTREVPEYYNQFDLIQGRCIANGIKNYKGLFTSIHHYLKPGGILISAEGYFEVLGEDLKPMEPKESGDSRNYSLKQAKDKYHRMTRVWALRMWPITWKSG; this is encoded by the exons ATGGAAAACCCTTCAAACGG CTTGGGCGAGTTGCGGGGCGTGCACGGACGGCGACTCAATTCGCTAAACAAG GACTATATGCTACCTGCGGATAGCGTGGAGATGAAG CGTCTAAACACGCAGCACAGAACACTGCGTACCGGGCTCGGGGGACTTTATCCGGAGAATTATGCGGAATCCATCACTCGCAGGCTGGCACCCCAACAAGGAGAAACGGTTCGAATCTGCGATCTAGGGAGCGGCTCAGGCGACTG GGCAGCAGAGATGGCGACTGCTTTTCCTCATTCTGAGGTGCTCGCCATTGACCTGGCACCTGGGGTTCCAGT GTTCAAAGTTGCAGATGTAACACGAGAAGTCCCTGAGTATTATAATCAATTCGATTTGATTCAAGGGCGATGTATAGCAAACGGG atTAAAAACTACAAGGGTCTATTTACTTCGATTCACCACTACCTCAAACCTGGAGGAATTCTCATTTCAGCAGAAG GATATTTTGAGGTTTTGGGAGAAGACTTGAAACCCATGGAACCAAAAGAATCAGGGGACTCGCGAAATTACTCTTTGAAGCAGGCAAAAGACAAATACCACCGAATGACTCGAGTGTGGGCGTTGAGAATGTGGCCGATTACTTGGAAGTCTGGATAA
- a CDS encoding ATP synthase epsilon chain domain-containing protein: MSTAAAWRAHFSYNRYSLIAGRALARSLNENARVSAEKRGLSSLKYQKWESGKSSEAQWINPPKDADAVPKSAAV; this comes from the exons ATGAGCACTGCTGCAGCTTGGAGAGCACACTTCTC GTACAACCGCTACTCTCTCATTGCAGGCCGTGCCCTTGCCCGCTCGTTGAACGAGAACGCCCGTGTCTCTGCCGAGAAGCGTGGTCTTTCATCTTTGAAGTACCAAAAGTGGGAGTCTGGCAAGTCTAGCGAAGCC CAATGGATCAACCCTCCCAAGGACGCTGACGCCGTACCCAAGTCCGCGGCAGTGTGA
- a CDS encoding cytochrome C oxidase polypeptide IV: MNVLRASRIATRPRALLAVRAASTTASPIRSSNSAVSLANVEAQWERLSSEEQVEVHRELEALQKRDWKTLSIDEKKAAYFVAFGPHGPRTPVTPEGQTMKVIGGTIFILALASGAFGIIRSYGTTPHTISKEYQQSMNERALEQKMNPLTGIASEGYKGTGFVTRT, from the exons ATGAACGTCCTACGTGCCTCCAGGATTGCCACCCGCCCTCGTGCGCTCCTTGCTGTCCGTGCAGCATCGACGACGGCATCTCCTATTCGCTCTTCGAATTCCGCGGTTTCCCTGGCAAACGTAGAGGCACAATGGGAGAGATTGTCATCTGAGGAACAGGTCGAGGTCCATCGTGAGCTCGAGGCTCTCCAGAAGAGGGACTGGAAGACACTGTCCATCGATGAGAAGAAGGCTG CCTATTTTGTTGCTTTCGGTCCCCATGGGCCTCGCACACCTGTAACTCCCGAGGGACAGACCATGAAGGTTATTGGCGGTACTATCTTTATCCTTGCTCTTGCGTCGGGTGCATTTGGTATCATCAGGTCTTATG GTACTACCCCTCACACAATCTCCAAGGAGTATCAGCAATCCATGAACGAGCGTGCTTTGGAGCAGAAGATGAACCCGCTTACCG GTATCGCCTCCGAGGGCTACAAGGGTACTGGCTTCGTCACCCGCACTTAA
- a CDS encoding aldo/keto reductase family protein has translation MPAAPVDASTKSLAIPHSKYPQKQIPILGLGTWLSKPGEVEQAVYDALKAGYTHIDAAAIYKNENEVGNGIKKFLQETGKSRDELWITSKLWNNSHRPENAPAALEKTLKDLQIDYLDLYLVHWPAAMQGGGELIPKDEHGLPLVDRGVTHNDTWRAMEALLETGKVRNIGLSNFTRAETENVLKTAVHKPDFIQIEVHPYLQQTEYIKWLQSQGIVVEAYSPFGNLNPIYSVGDEGRIIDKPEVKKIAEKYNKTPSQVVLSWGVAHDLVILPKSVNAKRIAENVGIFDYDAEDTAAIDGINLNLRYNDASTDFGYVFFSDEKSPAKIADAFLELSKSAVAKAKGA, from the exons ATGCCCGCTGCACCCGTTGACGCTTCGACCAAATCCCTCGCTATCCCCCACTCCAAGTACCCTCAGAAGCAAATTCCCATCCTTGGATTGGGTACTTGGCTCTCAAAACC TGGTGAGGTCGAGCAGGCCGTCTACGATGCCTTGAAGGCTGGATACACCCACATCGATG CTGCTGCCA TTTACAAGAACGAGAACGAAG TTGGCAATGGCATTAAGAAATTCCTTCAGGAGACCGGCAAGAGCCGTGATGAGCTTTGGATCACATCCAAGCTCTGGAACAACTC TCACCGCCCTGAAAATGCGCCCGCGGCTCTTGAGAAAACCCTCAAGGATTTGCAGATCGACTACCTCGATCTC TACCTCGTCCACTGGCCTGCAGCTATGCAGGGCGGTGGAGAATTGATTCCTAAGGATGAGCATGGTCTCCCTCTTGTCGACCGCGGGGTTACTCACAACGACACCTGGCGTGCGAT GGAGGCTCTTCTCGAGACTGGCAAAGTCCGCAACATTGGCCTGAGCAACTTTACTCGCGCTGAGACCGAAAACGTGTTGAAGACTGCAGTCCACAAGCCCGATTTCATTCAGATTGAGGTTCACCCTT ACCTCCAACAGACCGAATACATCAAGTGGCTCCAGAGCCAAGGTATCGTCGTCGAGGCTTACTCTCCCTTTGGCAACCTCAACCCTATCTACTCCGTCGGAGATGAAGGTCGCATTATTGACAAACCTGAGGTCAAGAAGATCGCCGAAAAATACAACAAGACCCCAAGTCAGGTCGTCCTTTCCTGGGGTGTCGC CCATGACCTTGTCATTCTACCTAAGTCTGTTAATGCTAAGCGTATTGCCGAGAATGTGGGCATCTTCGATTACGATGCTGAGGACACTGCTGCTATCGATGGCATCAACCTTAACCTCCGCTACAACGATGCCTCGACCGACTTTGGCTATGTCTTCT TCTCCGATGAAAAGTCTCCGGCAAAGATTGCTGATGCTTTCTTGGAACTCTCCAAGTCTGCTGTTGCAAaggccaagggtgcctaA
- a CDS encoding Cellulase (glycosyl hydrolase family 5 protein): protein MAHYDPLHPAQSPYAHSAAGSSYHLESQPLHAPPSPQPSGSYYNLRDDGPLPEPRALGGYGDPEPRNSIVSYGTGSPYRDSAYMPGTPSGSTTFLGGSAPSGYRDDPYASTAGFKEGDVPMSPMGQSRGLDKSEYATPAKKKGNSLFRCGVIILIILLIALGVLIPVYFKFIKPNMLSSESGSSNGSGSSNGGSGGGSGGGSSGGGGGGKSQDPITGGDGSTVKLTEGGTMVYTNKFGGYWVENPDDPFDNSARPNSWTKPLNQTWDYSTDKIYGVNLGGWLNTEPFISPALYERCNTGGQIVAVDEWTLSECMAKDTANGGLEGLMEEHYKTFITEEDFAQIAAAGLNWVRIPIPYWAIEVWPGEPFLPKVCWKYFLKAIRWARKYGLRINLDLHAVPGSQNAWNHSGRLAHGINFLNGPMGLANAQRTLDYIRILTQFISQPQYKDVVPFFGVVNEALVPTIGQDQIGSFYMEVYNIIRNISGVGEGKGPMISVHDGFVGLNQWDGFFEGADRVALDTHTYLAFGGVGNDPLDQQVLKPCQAWASNVNNSMKNFGFIAAGEWSNAMNDCGLNVNGVNLGTRYEGTYIGFQGQGLGAGSCDRWTDYQKWDAQTRAAVKEFNMASMDALQNWFFWTWNIGNSSLTNKIEAPFWSYKLGLAEGWITQDPREAIGVCASQGLPSNPFNAPLKAWQTGGAGAGDIVAAQIAKYGTWPPATLNNANPPYATYTQTASVTTMPAPTYTSVHGKTTKTFDAGSGWYKTDDTAPAYTAVAGCTYAPAWDAIASPSPMTCPNQRRWPIPRPTPPPKA, encoded by the exons ATGGCGCACTACGACCCCTTGCACCCAGCTCAGTCTCCATACGCGCACTCAGCTGCAGGCTCATCTTACCACTTGGAGTCGCAGCCTCTGCACGCACCTCCCTCGCCCCAGCCATCCGGCTCGTACTATAACCTTCGGGACGATGGCCCATTGCCTGAACCTCGTGCCCTCGGTGGATATGGCGACCCAGAGCCGCGTAATAGTATCGTCTCCTACGGTACTGGCTCCCCCTACCGCGATTCGGCGTATATGCCTGGTACCCCCAGCGGGAGCACAACATTCCTAGGTGGCTCTGCTCCATCGGGATACCGCGACGACCCTTATGCCAGCACTGCCGGcttcaaggaaggagacgtTCCCATGTCGCCTATGGGCCAGTCTCGTGGACTTGACAAAAGTGAATACGCGACACCGGCCAAGAAAAAAGGAAATTCCTTGTTTCGATGTGGAGTCATCATCCTGATCATTCTCCTTATTGCTCTTGGGGTTCTTATACCAGTCTACTTCAAATTTATCAAGCCCAACATGCTCTCTAGCGAGAGCGGGTCGAGTAATGGAAGTGGAAGTAGTAATGGCGGCAGTGGTGGAGGCAGTGGCGGTGGAAGCAGTGGAGGAGGCGGAGGCGGAAAGAGTCAGGATCCTATCACCGGCGGTGACGGTAGCACAGTCAAGCTGACGGAAGGCGGAACGATGGTCTATACAAACAAATTTGGGGGATACTGGGTCGAAAATCCTGATGATCCATTCGACAACAGCGCGCGCCCGAACAGCtggacaaaacctctcaACCAAACCTGGGACTACAGCACTGATAAAATCTATGG TGTCAACCTTGGCGGCTGGCTCAACACTGAGCCTTTCATCTCCCCTGCACTCTACGAGCGATGCAACACTGGAGGTCAGATTGTTGCTGTCGACGAGTGGACTTTGAGTGAATGCATGGCAAAGGATACGGCAAATGGCGGTCTCGAGGGCCTGATGGAGGAACACTACAAGACTTTCATT ACTGAAGAAGATTTTGCCCAAATCGCCGCCGCCGGCTTGAATTGGGTCCGGATTCCCATCCCCTACTGGGCGATCGAAGTTTGGCCCGGCGAACCCTTCCTGCCCAAGGTCTGCTGGAAATACTTCCTCAAGGCCATCCGATGGGCACGCAAGTATGGTCTTCGCATCAACTTGGATCTGCACGCTGTCCCTGGTAGTCAGAACGCTTGGAATCACTCGGGTCGTCTTGCCCATGGAATCAACTTTTTGAATGGTCCAATGGGTCTTGCCAACGCGCAACGAACTTTGGACTACATTCG CATTTTGACTCAGTTCATTTCTCAACCGCAATACAAGGACGTTGTTCCTTTCTTTGGTGTCGTGAACGAAGCGCTTGTTCCCACCATCGGCCAAGATCAAATCGGTTCCTT TTACATGGAGGTCTACAACATTATCCGCAATATCTCCGGCGTGGGTGAAGGGAAGGGCCCAATGATCTCCGTTCACGACGGATTCGTTGGATTGAACCAGTGGGACGGTTTCTTTGAGGGTGCTGACCGTGTCGCTCTCGATA CTCACACGTACCTTGCGTTTGGCGGTGTCGGAAATGATCCTTTGGATCAGCAAGTCTTGAAGCCTTGCCAAGCCTGGGCGAGCAATGTGAACAACTCAATGAAGAACTTTGGGTTCATTGCTGCGGGCGAATGGAGTAACGCGATGAACGACTGTGGGTTAAACGTCAATGGCGTTAACCTTGGAACTCGCTACGAAGGTACCTACATTGGTTTCCAGGGGCAAGGACTGGGTGCTGGTAGCTGCGACCG ATGGACCGACTACCAAAAGTGGGATGCCCAGACACGTGCTGCAGTTAAGGAGTTCAACATGGCGTCCATGGATGCTCTTCAG AATTGGTTCTTCTGGACTTGGAACATTGGCAACTCGAGTCTCACCAATAAAATTGAGGCACCGTTCTGGTCCTACAAGCTCGGTCTTGCGGAAGGTTGGATCACCCAGGATCCTCGCGAAGCTATCGGAGTTTGCGCGTCTCAAGGACTCCCCAGCAACCCGTTCAACGCACCACTGAAAGCATGGCAAACCGGAGGTGCCGGCGCAGGTGATATTGTAGCTGCTCAGATCGCCAAGTACGGTACCTGGCCTCCGGCAACACTCAACAACGCGAATCCACCCTACGCAACGTACACCCAAACAGCGTCCGTCACAACCATGCCTGCTCCTACATACACTTCCGTTCATGGGAAGACTACCAAGACGTTTGATGCCGGAAGTGGTTGGTACAAGACCGATGATACCGCCCCAGCTTATACGGCCGTCGCTGGATGCACGTACGCGCCCGCATGGGACGCCATCGCAAGCCCAAGTCCTATGACGTGCCCTAACCAAAGACGGTGGCCAATTCCCCGGCCCACTCCACCTCCAAAGGCATAA
- a CDS encoding pyruvate dehydrogenase E1 component alpha subunit, with product MAALRVASRLASRRITPGLARSIQTSADTTELRQSVPSSGSEPFTLRLHEDSFQAYRCDSPGLDVQVTKDMLVDMYRQMTIMRRMEMAADALYKAKLIRGFCHLAIGQEAVSVGLESAIEKDDRVITAYRCHPFAVLRGGTVKGVIAELLGRQAGMSNGKGGSMHIFTPSFFGGNGIVGAQVPVGAGLAFAQKYMGNKNVTFSMYGDGASNQGQVFEAYNMAKLWNLPCVFVCENNKYGMGTSAERSSSNTEYFKRGDLIPGIQVNGMDIIASHQGVKYARDWCLNGNGPLLLEFVTYRYGGHSMSDPGTTYRTREEIQRMRSTQDPIKGLQKYLEDWGVASEEELKTIDKEAKAEVDKAVEEAKASPEPDPKDLWTDIYYKGTEPPYMRGHSLLLDVWAASTLRILLIMRMSWAIALYLSVDLAWDSLQQSLADTLVDALNRTLASASRPSFIGPSEVTSFEFGSNPPEIEVVDVRDIHPDFLEEYSEDEGSQDGGEGVRYDEEEEEYEWVPRRRATREIPEMEPRSPGMGSPFAARDFFGGAGVGGIGIHGLPRSLGPGGMAFAGMGNVGIGFSPLGGRSGRRTPQEEERTPEEETSVLLNYPSESFLTLPVKLRVTGLVFDGEVVVAYEGPRRRVHICIVDDLDPYGLASDRRNRRTDSNDSLSRPGAENGPPRTPERMQPSPSPIDRSLPIGQRLLPSILIETEIGQTDKHVLRNVSRVERFLQDVLRKTLEDELVFPNFHTIILS from the exons ATGGCTGCTCTCCGTGTCGCCTCACGTCTCGCGTCCCGTCGCATT ACTCCGGGACTTGCGCGATCGATTCAAACGTCTGCCGATACTACTGAGCTTCGTCAATCCGTGCCCTCTTCGGGATCGGAGCCCTTTACGCTTAGGTTACACGAGGACTCTTTTCAAGCGTATCGTTGCGACTCTCCTGGTCTCGATGTCCAGGTCACGAAAGATATGCTCGTCGACATGTATCGTCAGATGACGATAATGCGTCGCATGGAGATGGCCGCCGACGCTTTATACAAGGCAAAGCTTATTCGAGGGTTCTGTCATCTTGCAATCGGCCAGGAAGCAGTCTCTGTGGGATTGGAGAGTGCCATTGAGAAGGACGACCGCGTTATCACCGCATACCGCTGCCACCCTTTCGCAGTCTTGCGCGGTGGAACCGTGAAGGGCGTTATCGCTGAGCTCCTTG GTCGCCAGGCCGGAATGTCCAACGGAAAGGGTGGATCAATGCACATCTTCACCCCCTCGTTCTTTGGAGGAAACGGTATTGTTGGTGCCCAAGTACCAGTTGGCGCTGGGCTTGCTTTTGCCCAAAAGTACATGGGCAACAAAAACGTAACTTTCTCGATGTATGGAGATGGTGCAAGTAACCAGGGTCAAGTCTTTGAAGCATACAACATG GCAAAGCTGTGGAACCTGCCGTGTGTGTTCGTCTGCGAGAATAACAAGTATGGTATGGGTACCTCAGCCGAACGCTCGTCTTCGAACACCGAGTACTTCAAGCGTGGTGATCTCATCCCCGGTATCCAG GTTAATGGCATGGACATAATCGCCTCTCACCAAGGTGTCAAATATGCTCGTGATTGGTGCCTCAATGGCAATGGTCCGCTCTTGCTCGAGTTTGTCACATACCGCTATGGTGGCCACTC TATGTCTGACCCTGGAACCACCTACCGTACCCGTGAGGAGATCCAGCGCATGCGCAGCACTCAGGATCCGATCAAAGGTCTTCAGAAATATTTGGAAGACTGGGGCGTCGCCTCGGAGGAGGAGTTGAAG ACAATTgacaaggaggccaaggccGAAGTTGACAAGGCCGTTGAAGAGGCCAAGGCTTCTCCCGAGCCTGATCCAAAGGACCTCTGGACCGACATCTATTACAAGGGTACGGAACCTCCCTACATGCGCGGTC ATTCATTACTACTAGACGTTTGGGCAGCCAGTACTCTTCGTATATTACTTATTATGAGAATGTCATGGGCTATTGCTTTGTATCT GTCTGTCGATTTAGCCTGGGATTCTTTACAGCAATCACTAGCCGACACGTTAGTCGACGCACTCAATCGAACGCTCGCCTCGGCTTCCCGTCCCTCGTTTATTGGTCCCTCTGAGGTCACCTCATTCGAGTTTGGATCCAACCCTCCCGAAATTGAAGTCGTCGACGTACGAGACATTCACCCCGATTTCCTCGAAGAATATTCCGAAGACGAAGGCTCTCAAGACGGAGGCGAAGGTGTTCGAtacgacgaggaagaggaggaatacGAATGGGTACCTCGACGAAGAGCCACCCGCGAGATCCCAGAAATGGAACCTCGGTCACCAGGCATGGGCTCGCCGTTTGCAGCGCGTGACTTTTTTGGCGGGGCCGGGGTCGGTGGGATCGGGATCCATGGCCTCCCTAGAAGTTTGGGACCCGGTGGCATGGCGTTCGCAGGTATGGGCAACGTTGGTATTGGCTTTTCGCCTCTGGGCGGCCGCTCAGGTCGACGAACGCCGCAAGAAGAGGAGAGGACGCCCGAAGAGGAG ACGAGTGTGCTCCTGAATTATCCTTCAGAATCTTTCCTGACTCTGCCAGTCAAGCTCCGCGTTACGG GCCTGGTTTTTGATGGAGAGGTCGTGGTAGCATACGAGGGCCCAAGGCGCCGAGTTCATATATGCATAGTCGACGACCTGGACCCGTATGGTCTGGCCAGTGATAGGAGGAACCGAAGAACGGATAGTAATGATTCACTTTCAAGGCCCGGTGCTGAAAATGGCCCACCTAGAACTCCTGAACGCATGCAACCTTCACCTTCGCCCATTGACAGGTCTCTTCCTATTGGTCAACGACTTTTGCCTTCGATCCTAATAGAGACGGAAATTGGGCAGACAGATAAGCATGTGTTGAGGAATGTGTCGAGAGTTGAAAG ATTCCTTCAGGACGTGCTGCGAAAGACATTGGAAGATGAATTGGTGTTTCCAAACTTCCATACTATCATATTGAGTTAA
- a CDS encoding GTP-binding protein YPTC4, protein MSSLNWDYVLKFVIIGDAAVGKSSLLVRLTDQKFLSKPDPTLGVEFGSKLISLADENKTVKLQCWDTAGTESFRSITRSYYRGAAGALLVYDVTSRASFEHTRTWLSDVREHADPNLTCILVANKVDLCVDEGREGDSTPPTSVKSGRKHREVSRDEAEKFAREEGLLFIEASAKTGENVDRAFEEATRDILHKIRQGVFDDNKSPGVKSTRPRNDPNTLQLEDTRRRGACC, encoded by the exons ATGTCTTCTCTAAACTG GGATTATGTCCTGAAGTTCGTGATCATCGGAGATGCAGCTGTGGG AAAGAGCAGTCTCCTTGTGCGGCTCACAGACCAGAAGTTCTTATCTAAACCTGATCCTACG CTCGGTGTAGAATTTGGCTCCAAGTTGATTTCTCTTGCGGACGAAAACAAGACTGTGAAATTGCAAT GTTGGGACACCGCTGGTACTGAATCCTTCCGTTCAATTACCCGATCATACTACCGAGGAGCAGCGGGTGCATTGCTCGTTTACGACGTGACCTCGCGAGCCA GCTTTGAACACACTAGAACATGGCTTTCCGATGTACGAGAACATGCCGATCCCAACCTCACCTGCATTCTTGTTGCCAACAAAGTCGATCTATGTGTGGATGAAGGACGGGAGGGAGACAGCACACCACCTACGAGCGTCAAAAGCG GACGCAAACACCGCGAAGTATCTCGTGATGAAGCGGAGAAATTTGCACGAGAGGAGGGGCTATTGTTTATCGAAGCTAGTGCAAAGACGGGAGAGAACGTCGACCGG GCATTCGAGGAAGCAACACGTGACATCCTTCACAAGATCAGGCAGGGCGTCTTTGACGATAACAAG TCCCCAGGAGTCAAGTCTACTCGCCCACGCAATGACCCTAATACCTTGCAACTTGAAGACACCCGGCGCCGTGGTGCTTGTTGCTAG